Proteins encoded in a region of the Pseudomonas denitrificans (nom. rej.) genome:
- a CDS encoding DksA/TraR family C4-type zinc finger protein: MASGWANDGAVQEQIDSTIEDAIARARNQMPKGESLTHCEECDAPIPEARRKAIPGVRLCVNCQAEHDKEQAAYAGYNRRGSKDSQLR, encoded by the coding sequence ATGGCCAGCGGCTGGGCAAACGACGGAGCGGTTCAGGAGCAGATCGACAGCACCATCGAGGACGCCATTGCACGGGCACGCAACCAGATGCCCAAGGGCGAGAGCCTGACCCATTGCGAAGAGTGCGACGCGCCAATCCCCGAGGCGCGACGCAAGGCCATCCCCGGCGTGCGCCTGTGCGTGAACTGCCAGGCCGAGCACGACAAGGAGCAGGCGGCCTACGCCGGCTACAACCGCCGCGGCAGCAAGGACAGCCAGTTGCGCTGA
- a CDS encoding Hsp70 family protein: MFPTTAARALGIDFGTSNSTVGWWRPDSEPLIALEDDKITLPSVIFFNVEERRPVYGRLALHEYLEGYEGRLMRSLKSLLGSSLLKSETTVLGSAMPFKDLLGLFIGELKKRAEAVAGREFDSVVLGRPVFFVDDDPKADQEAQDTLVAVAQKLGFKDVSFQYEPLAAAFDYERSIEREELVLIVDIGGGTSDFSLVRLSPERREVADRQGDILATGGVHIGGTDFDKQLSIQGVMPLFGYGSKMKSDAFMPTSYHLNLATWHTINAVYAQKSQLALQNMRYDIVDATGIDRLFKLIEQRAGHWLAMQVEASKIELSDTERRDIDLARIEAGLVAELSRDLFEGAIGPLLERVRGSISELLNSADVDPARVDTVFFTGGSSGVPALRQNVAAMLPNARHIDGDRFGGIGNGLAIEAMKRYG; this comes from the coding sequence ATGTTCCCGACCACTGCGGCCCGCGCCCTGGGCATCGACTTCGGTACCTCCAACTCCACCGTCGGCTGGTGGCGTCCGGACAGCGAACCGCTGATCGCCCTGGAAGACGACAAGATCACCCTGCCCTCGGTGATCTTCTTCAACGTCGAGGAACGCCGCCCGGTGTACGGCCGCCTGGCCCTGCACGAATACCTGGAAGGCTACGAAGGCCGCCTGATGCGCTCGCTGAAAAGCCTGCTGGGCTCCTCGCTGCTGAAAAGCGAGACCACCGTGCTGGGCAGCGCCATGCCGTTCAAGGACCTGCTGGGGCTGTTCATCGGCGAGCTGAAGAAGCGCGCCGAAGCGGTTGCCGGGCGCGAGTTCGATTCCGTGGTGCTGGGCCGCCCGGTGTTCTTCGTCGACGATGACCCCAAGGCCGACCAGGAAGCCCAGGACACCCTGGTCGCCGTTGCGCAGAAACTCGGCTTCAAGGACGTGTCCTTCCAGTACGAACCGCTGGCCGCGGCCTTCGACTATGAGCGCAGCATCGAGCGTGAAGAGCTGGTGCTGATCGTCGACATCGGCGGCGGTACCTCCGACTTCTCGCTGGTGCGCCTGTCGCCGGAACGCCGCGAAGTGGCCGACCGCCAGGGCGATATCCTCGCCACCGGCGGCGTGCACATCGGCGGTACCGACTTCGACAAGCAGCTGAGCATCCAGGGCGTGATGCCGCTGTTCGGCTACGGCAGCAAGATGAAGAGCGACGCCTTCATGCCGACCAGCTACCACCTCAACCTCGCCACCTGGCACACGATCAACGCGGTGTACGCGCAGAAGTCCCAGCTGGCGCTGCAGAACATGCGCTACGACATCGTCGACGCCACCGGCATCGACCGCCTGTTCAAGCTCATCGAGCAGCGCGCCGGCCACTGGCTGGCGATGCAGGTGGAAGCCAGCAAGATCGAGTTGTCCGACACCGAGCGCCGCGACATTGACCTCGCCCGCATCGAAGCCGGGCTGGTCGCGGAACTGAGCCGCGATCTGTTCGAAGGCGCCATCGGCCCGCTGCTGGAGCGCGTGCGTGGCAGCATCAGCGAACTGCTCAACTCCGCCGATGTGGACCCGGCGCGGGTCGACACCGTGTTCTTCACCGGCGGCTCCTCCGGCGTGCCGGCCCTGCGCCAGAACGTGGCGGCGATGCTGCCCAATGCCCGCCACATCGACGGCGACCGTTTCGGTGGGATCGGCAACGGCCTGGCCATCGAAGCGATGAAGCGCTACGGCTGA
- a CDS encoding GAF domain-containing protein, which produces MLAEGLNEAGPWVNSVEARINRRFFDVIGHSHDDVRYLEFERRAAGTASFTTFALNAQRLVSQLQLRNDVESLLVSVTEEVRRMTGYDRVMAYRFNEDDSGEVVAESRREDLESYLGQRYPASDIPAQARRLYLQNPVRLIGDAAYQPVAVRPTLNPGSGKPFDLSFSTLRSVSPIHCEYLANMGVRASMSISIVVGGRLWGLFSCHHMSPKVVPYPIRMSFQVFSQVCSAMVERLEQSRVSELLRQASERQQALLRRTRDSDDLLSALSRPGASIADLLPCDGAVVMLGGRASSIGGDFDDLAVAMVAQLQQDEELDLFHSDQRLELPDGPHDPRYCGVMAIRFHRQESGWIVWLRLEQVHRIRWGGKPEKIIKTGPSGARLTPRGSFEAWEEVVRGRSMPWTGIDLSIAEKLRTELVELCLNRAGEIDRMRQRLIAVLGHDLRNPLQSISMAAAMLSSSDVRNAELRQHITYSSSRMERLISQILEMSRLQSGAGMTVKPVGADLSRLVRDIVQETDVAYPGLSIETAIEEGVQAQVDPDRYLQVIANLLSNARHHGRPGRPVLVELRRQGELARLCILNEAEALDEARLANLFEPFKQDAGGHGRNKSGLGIGLYISQAIVSAHGGRIEVEQADGIITFSVLVPLKP; this is translated from the coding sequence ATGCTCGCTGAAGGGCTCAATGAAGCAGGCCCCTGGGTCAACAGCGTGGAAGCGCGGATCAACCGGCGCTTCTTCGACGTGATCGGCCACAGCCATGACGACGTGCGCTACCTGGAATTCGAGAGGCGCGCTGCCGGGACCGCGTCCTTCACCACCTTCGCCCTCAACGCCCAGCGCCTGGTCAGCCAGCTGCAGTTGCGCAACGACGTCGAGAGCCTGCTGGTCAGCGTCACCGAGGAAGTGCGGCGTATGACCGGCTACGACCGCGTCATGGCCTACCGCTTCAACGAGGACGACTCCGGCGAGGTGGTCGCCGAATCCCGCCGCGAGGACCTGGAAAGCTACCTCGGCCAGCGCTACCCGGCCTCGGACATTCCCGCCCAGGCGCGGCGCCTGTATCTGCAGAACCCGGTGCGGCTGATCGGCGACGCGGCCTACCAGCCGGTCGCCGTGCGCCCCACGCTGAACCCGGGCAGCGGCAAGCCGTTCGACCTGAGTTTCAGCACCCTGCGCAGCGTCTCGCCGATCCATTGCGAGTACCTCGCCAACATGGGCGTGCGCGCGTCGATGAGCATTTCCATCGTGGTCGGCGGGCGCCTGTGGGGGCTGTTCTCCTGCCACCACATGAGCCCGAAGGTGGTGCCCTACCCGATCCGCATGTCCTTCCAGGTGTTTTCCCAGGTGTGCAGCGCCATGGTCGAACGCCTGGAGCAGAGCCGCGTCAGCGAACTCCTGCGCCAGGCCTCCGAGCGCCAGCAGGCGCTGCTGCGCCGCACCCGCGACTCCGACGACCTGCTCAGCGCGCTGTCACGCCCCGGCGCCAGCATCGCCGACCTGCTGCCGTGCGACGGCGCGGTGGTGATGCTCGGCGGGCGCGCCAGCAGCATCGGCGGTGACTTCGACGACCTGGCGGTGGCCATGGTCGCCCAGCTGCAGCAGGACGAGGAGCTGGACCTGTTCCACAGCGACCAGCGCCTGGAACTGCCCGATGGCCCGCACGACCCGCGCTACTGCGGCGTCATGGCGATCCGTTTCCATCGCCAGGAGTCGGGCTGGATCGTCTGGCTGCGCCTGGAGCAGGTGCACCGTATTCGCTGGGGCGGCAAGCCGGAGAAGATCATCAAGACCGGCCCCTCCGGCGCGCGCCTGACCCCGCGCGGCTCGTTCGAAGCGTGGGAAGAAGTCGTGCGCGGGCGCTCCATGCCCTGGACCGGCATCGACCTCTCCATCGCCGAGAAGCTGCGCACCGAACTGGTGGAGCTGTGCCTGAACCGCGCCGGCGAGATCGACCGCATGCGCCAGCGCCTGATCGCCGTGCTCGGCCACGACCTGCGCAACCCGTTGCAGTCGATCTCCATGGCGGCGGCCATGCTTTCCTCCAGCGACGTGCGCAACGCCGAGCTGCGCCAGCACATCACCTACTCCAGCAGCCGCATGGAACGCCTGATCAGCCAGATCCTCGAAATGAGCCGGCTGCAGAGCGGCGCGGGAATGACCGTGAAGCCGGTGGGCGCAGACCTCTCGCGGCTGGTGCGCGATATCGTCCAGGAAACCGACGTGGCCTATCCGGGCCTGTCCATCGAGACCGCCATCGAGGAGGGCGTGCAGGCGCAAGTCGACCCGGACCGCTACCTGCAGGTGATCGCCAACCTGCTGAGCAATGCCCGTCACCATGGTCGCCCCGGCCGCCCGGTGCTGGTGGAACTGCGCCGCCAGGGCGAGCTGGCGCGGCTGTGCATCCTCAACGAAGCCGAAGCGCTGGATGAGGCGCGCCTCGCCAACCTCTTCGAGCCGTTCAAGCAGGACGCAGGCGGTCATGGCCGCAACAAGAGCGGGCTGGGCATCGGGCTGTACATCTCGCAGGCCATCGTCAGCGCCCACGGCGGCCGCATCGAAGTCGAGCAGGCCGACGGCATCATCACCTTCAGCGTGCTGGTGCCGCTTAAGCCCTGA
- a CDS encoding AsmA family protein, which translates to MTRGKRICLWSFTGFIAVIAALVVFIATFDWNRVKPTINEKVSAELGRPFAINGDLQVFWRTEPDEGGWRAYVPWPHFSAADITLGNPDWAAGKTRSTNFASLEKVEFRLAPLPLLWQTVNIPQIVLTRPSADLLRLADGRATWTFELPKKEEDPNAPPEQSSWKLDIGEIGFDKGSVTLDDQRLKTRLELLVDPLGKPVPFGELAGKALAGGDKAETQDYVFGWKLKGQYKGLPLNGSGKVGGMLALQDAAKPFPVQADVSAGSTRASIVGTLVDPLNLGALDLRLKLAGTSMANLFPLTGVTLPDTPAYETDGRLKAELHDSAGAQFHYENFNGKVGDSDLHGDLVFVNRQPRPKLSGKLRSDQLRMADLGPLIGADSNKEKQARGQSTRQPADKVLPVEEFRTDRWRAMDADVEFTGKRIVHSDKLPISDLYTHLVLNDGLLTLEPLRFGVAGGTLDSHIRLDGGKTPLQSKVQLQARSFKLKELFPSFAPMQSSFGELNGDAAISGTGNSVATILAGANGEMKLLINDGRISRSLMEIAGLNVGNYVVNKLFGDDEVKINCAAADVGITHGLAKPRVFAFDTENAIITVDGTANFATEQLDLDITPQSKGVRIFSLRSPLYVQGTFKNPKAGVHVLPLAARGAGMVALGVAVAPAAALLALVAPSKQDDNQCTALLEQMKQPAKAPTKGK; encoded by the coding sequence ATGACGCGCGGGAAACGAATCTGCCTCTGGAGCTTCACGGGTTTCATCGCGGTAATCGCCGCGCTGGTGGTGTTCATCGCCACCTTCGACTGGAACCGGGTGAAGCCGACCATCAACGAGAAGGTCTCGGCCGAGCTGGGCCGCCCCTTCGCCATCAATGGCGACCTGCAGGTGTTCTGGCGCACCGAGCCGGACGAAGGCGGCTGGCGCGCCTATGTGCCGTGGCCGCATTTCAGCGCCGCGGACATCACCCTGGGCAACCCCGACTGGGCGGCCGGCAAGACGCGTTCGACGAACTTTGCCAGCCTGGAGAAGGTGGAGTTCCGCCTCGCTCCGCTGCCGCTGCTTTGGCAGACCGTGAACATCCCGCAGATCGTCCTCACCCGCCCTAGCGCCGATCTGCTACGGCTCGCGGATGGGCGGGCGACCTGGACCTTCGAGCTGCCGAAGAAGGAAGAAGACCCCAACGCCCCGCCCGAGCAGTCTTCGTGGAAGCTGGATATCGGCGAGATCGGCTTCGACAAGGGCAGTGTCACCCTCGATGACCAGCGCCTGAAGACTCGCCTGGAACTGCTGGTGGACCCGCTCGGCAAGCCGGTACCGTTCGGCGAACTGGCGGGCAAGGCGCTGGCCGGCGGCGACAAGGCCGAAACCCAGGACTACGTGTTCGGCTGGAAGCTCAAGGGCCAGTACAAGGGCCTGCCGCTCAACGGCTCGGGCAAGGTCGGCGGCATGCTCGCCCTGCAGGATGCCGCCAAACCCTTCCCGGTGCAGGCCGACGTCTCCGCCGGCAGCACCCGCGCGAGCATCGTCGGCACGCTGGTCGACCCGCTGAACCTCGGCGCGCTGGACCTGCGCCTGAAGCTGGCTGGCACCAGCATGGCCAACCTCTTTCCACTCACCGGCGTGACCCTGCCCGATACGCCGGCCTACGAGACCGACGGCCGCCTGAAAGCCGAGCTGCACGATTCGGCCGGCGCGCAGTTCCACTACGAGAACTTCAACGGCAAGGTCGGCGACAGCGATCTGCATGGCGACCTGGTGTTCGTCAATCGCCAGCCGCGGCCCAAGCTTTCCGGCAAGCTGCGCTCGGACCAGTTGCGCATGGCCGACCTAGGCCCGCTGATCGGCGCCGACTCCAACAAGGAGAAGCAGGCGCGCGGCCAGAGCACCCGCCAGCCGGCGGACAAGGTGTTGCCGGTGGAGGAGTTCCGCACCGACCGCTGGCGCGCCATGGACGCCGACGTGGAGTTCACCGGCAAGCGCATCGTGCACAGCGACAAGCTGCCGATCAGCGATCTCTACACCCACCTGGTGCTCAACGATGGCCTGCTGACCCTGGAGCCGCTGCGCTTCGGCGTGGCCGGCGGCACGCTGGACTCGCACATCCGCCTGGACGGCGGCAAGACGCCGTTGCAGAGCAAGGTCCAACTGCAGGCGCGCAGCTTCAAGCTCAAGGAGCTGTTCCCCAGCTTTGCGCCGATGCAGTCGAGCTTCGGCGAGCTGAATGGCGACGCGGCCATCAGCGGCACCGGCAATTCGGTGGCAACCATCCTCGCCGGCGCCAACGGCGAGATGAAGCTGCTGATCAACGACGGGCGCATCAGCCGCAGCCTGATGGAGATCGCCGGGCTCAACGTGGGCAACTACGTGGTTAACAAGCTGTTCGGCGATGACGAAGTGAAGATCAACTGCGCCGCTGCCGACGTGGGCATCACCCATGGCCTGGCCAAGCCGCGGGTGTTCGCCTTCGACACCGAGAACGCGATCATCACGGTGGACGGCACGGCCAACTTCGCCACTGAGCAGCTGGACCTGGACATCACTCCGCAGAGCAAGGGTGTGCGCATCTTCTCTCTGCGCTCGCCGCTCTATGTGCAGGGCACCTTCAAGAACCCGAAGGCGGGTGTGCATGTCCTGCCGCTGGCTGCGCGCGGTGCGGGGATGGTAGCCCTGGGTGTGGCAGTCGCCCCGGCGGCAGCGCTGCTGGCACTTGTCGCCCCGAGCAAGCAGGACGACAACCAGTGCACCGCGTTGCTGGAACAGATGAAGCAGCCGGCGAAAGCGCCCACGAAGGGCAAATGA
- a CDS encoding GyrI-like domain-containing protein, translating to MKYRIIELPAFDVVGMDYRGSAPGDSIGQLWQRFLPREQEVTASAADKTAYGVCTQLPGGEFHYIAGLPVDAGAAVPEGMISFAVPAQKYAVFTHIGPVSAIADSFQAIYSSLLARHGLEPKKGVDLERYTERFLGPQDPASETDLYVPIY from the coding sequence ATGAAATACCGCATCATCGAACTGCCCGCCTTCGACGTGGTGGGCATGGACTACCGCGGCAGTGCGCCGGGCGACAGCATCGGCCAGCTGTGGCAACGCTTCCTGCCACGCGAGCAGGAGGTCACGGCCAGCGCGGCGGACAAGACGGCCTATGGCGTCTGCACTCAACTGCCGGGCGGTGAGTTCCACTACATCGCCGGCCTGCCGGTGGATGCCGGCGCGGCCGTGCCCGAGGGCATGATCAGCTTCGCGGTGCCCGCGCAGAAGTACGCGGTGTTCACCCACATCGGCCCGGTCAGCGCCATCGCCGACAGCTTCCAGGCCATCTATTCCAGCCTGCTGGCCCGCCACGGGCTGGAGCCGAAGAAAGGCGTGGACCTGGAGCGCTACACCGAACGCTTCCTCGGCCCGCAGGACCCGGCGTCGGAAACCGATCTGTACGTCCCGATCTACTGA
- a CDS encoding autotransporter outer membrane beta-barrel domain-containing protein, whose amino-acid sequence MRFTKTLLASHIALAIALAGQAGMASATCSTSGDGKTYTCDETVWWGLPAGVENVHIDTGNTRGGMAPMGGFGIYGNNGQYTIKEATILTGSVSGLLSGYKADAIQANIGTNNISIDKLTIVTKGSSADGINVTENAINSTVTIGDNASITTSGMGVRANTSKNGGTNRILLGKGAVISTSGSGSNGSDGNGYAVYAGNRDSEALLYKGDAEVRIDDGSTISTSGSSAHAVFANRGGEIHLGSTAITTGKANAYGIYVQTLEDFNGMRGGKVHLYGDTQVTVTDGNRAMAANGADSSIVSENAAIYVLDSSAADDLANRKGVALYAENQGRLDLKMAAGSYLNGTTSTATDGVIDLAMDGAASQWFMTGNSNLTNLSLTNGAQLIYDRHDEHGEYAYKTLTVDGDFTGGGHLVMNTYLGDDSSETDKLAVTGSTSGETLVTVNNTGGPGAQTLEGIQMITVGGTSAGEFTSSRVTEGGYEYMLRRGGSFVGSTGADSDWYLTSYKPTEPEDPDPIDPGPGPGPDPEPEDPDPVDPGPEDPGPVDPGPEEPGPVDPGPTDPVPEQPAPSDKDRVRQPEGGSYTANLAAANTMFLHRLHDRTGNLTYVDPDTGKQVTSMLWMRNVDGSSRWEDSTGQLKTESNRYVLQLGSDLYRKQTDNGDWVVGVMAGYANGNSTTRSRITGYRSRGEIDGYSLGVYGTWYENKDDENGAYVDSWVLWNDFDAEVRGEQLAKEKYDAKGITASLEAGKTFTVAKTESASYYVQPQAQIVYMGVKADTHREANGTKVTGQGDGNIMTRLGARAAVRSNQQGGFANTYGVEPYVETNWIHNTDDFGAKMGSTKFEMDGASDIFEVKLGATSKVNSRVNIWGEVGKQFGDNGYRDQAVTLGLKVNF is encoded by the coding sequence ATGCGCTTTACCAAGACCCTACTGGCCTCGCACATCGCGTTGGCCATCGCCCTGGCGGGGCAGGCCGGCATGGCCAGCGCCACCTGCAGTACCAGCGGCGACGGCAAGACCTACACCTGTGACGAAACCGTGTGGTGGGGCCTTCCCGCAGGCGTGGAAAATGTTCACATCGACACCGGCAACACCCGTGGCGGCATGGCACCCATGGGCGGCTTCGGCATCTATGGCAACAACGGCCAATACACCATCAAGGAAGCGACAATCCTGACCGGCTCCGTCTCGGGCCTGCTCAGCGGCTACAAGGCCGATGCCATCCAGGCCAATATCGGCACCAACAACATCTCCATCGACAAGTTGACTATCGTCACCAAGGGCTCATCGGCCGATGGCATCAACGTCACCGAAAACGCGATCAACTCCACGGTCACCATCGGCGACAATGCCAGTATCACCACCTCCGGCATGGGCGTGCGGGCCAATACCTCGAAGAATGGCGGCACCAACCGCATTCTCCTGGGCAAGGGCGCAGTGATCAGCACCAGCGGCAGCGGCAGCAACGGCAGTGACGGCAACGGCTATGCGGTCTATGCCGGCAACCGTGACAGCGAAGCACTGCTCTACAAGGGCGATGCCGAAGTGCGCATCGACGATGGCAGCACCATCAGCACCTCGGGCTCCAGTGCTCACGCGGTATTTGCCAACCGCGGCGGCGAGATCCACCTGGGCAGCACCGCCATCACCACCGGGAAGGCCAATGCCTACGGCATCTACGTGCAGACCCTTGAGGACTTCAACGGCATGCGTGGCGGCAAGGTGCATCTGTACGGCGACACCCAGGTCACCGTCACCGACGGCAACCGCGCCATGGCCGCCAATGGCGCAGACTCCAGCATCGTCTCGGAGAACGCCGCGATCTACGTGCTCGACAGCAGCGCCGCAGACGACCTCGCCAACCGCAAGGGCGTCGCGCTCTACGCCGAGAACCAGGGCAGGCTCGACCTGAAGATGGCCGCCGGATCCTACCTGAACGGCACCACCAGCACCGCCACCGACGGGGTGATCGACCTCGCCATGGACGGAGCCGCCAGCCAGTGGTTCATGACCGGCAATTCCAACCTCACCAACCTCTCGCTGACCAACGGTGCACAGTTGATCTACGACCGCCACGACGAGCACGGCGAGTACGCCTACAAGACCCTGACGGTGGATGGCGACTTCACCGGCGGCGGCCACCTGGTGATGAACACCTACCTGGGCGACGACAGCTCCGAGACCGACAAGCTGGCCGTCACCGGCAGCACCTCGGGCGAGACGCTGGTGACAGTCAACAACACCGGCGGCCCCGGCGCGCAGACCCTGGAGGGCATCCAGATGATCACCGTCGGCGGCACCTCCGCCGGCGAGTTCACCTCCAGCCGGGTAACCGAGGGCGGCTACGAGTACATGCTCCGCCGTGGCGGCAGCTTCGTCGGTTCCACCGGCGCGGACAGCGACTGGTACCTGACCTCCTACAAGCCGACCGAACCGGAAGATCCGGACCCGATCGATCCGGGCCCCGGCCCTGGGCCCGATCCGGAGCCGGAAGATCCCGATCCTGTCGATCCCGGTCCTGAAGATCCGGGCCCCGTCGATCCCGGCCCCGAAGAGCCAGGCCCCGTCGATCCGGGCCCGACCGACCCGGTGCCGGAGCAACCCGCGCCCAGCGACAAGGACCGCGTGCGCCAGCCCGAAGGCGGCAGCTACACCGCCAACCTCGCGGCAGCCAACACGATGTTCCTGCACCGCCTGCACGACCGCACCGGCAACCTGACCTACGTCGATCCGGACACCGGCAAGCAGGTCACCTCGATGCTCTGGATGCGCAACGTCGACGGCTCCAGCCGCTGGGAAGACAGCACCGGGCAGCTGAAGACCGAATCCAACCGCTACGTGCTGCAACTGGGCAGCGACCTGTACCGCAAGCAGACCGACAACGGTGACTGGGTCGTCGGCGTGATGGCCGGCTACGCCAACGGCAACTCCACGACCAGATCGCGCATTACCGGCTACCGCTCGCGCGGCGAGATCGACGGCTACAGCCTCGGCGTCTATGGCACCTGGTACGAGAACAAGGACGACGAGAACGGTGCCTACGTCGACAGCTGGGTCCTGTGGAATGACTTCGATGCTGAAGTGCGCGGCGAGCAACTGGCCAAGGAGAAATACGACGCCAAGGGCATCACCGCCTCCCTCGAGGCCGGCAAGACCTTCACCGTGGCGAAGACCGAAAGCGCCAGCTACTACGTCCAGCCGCAGGCGCAGATCGTCTACATGGGCGTGAAGGCCGACACCCACCGCGAGGCCAATGGCACCAAGGTCACCGGCCAGGGCGACGGCAACATCATGACCCGCCTGGGTGCCCGCGCCGCCGTGCGCAGCAACCAGCAAGGCGGCTTCGCCAACACCTACGGCGTGGAGCCCTACGTGGAAACCAACTGGATCCACAACACCGACGACTTCGGCGCAAAGATGGGCAGCACGAAGTTCGAAATGGACGGCGCCAGCGACATCTTCGAAGTCAAGCTCGGCGCCACCAGCAAGGTGAACAGCCGGGTCAACATCTGGGGTGAAGTGGGCAAGCAGTTCGGCGACAACGGCTACCGCGACCAGGCGGTGACGCTGGGTCTGAAGGTCAACTTCTGA
- a CDS encoding biliverdin-producing heme oxygenase: MTSQPNERPGISPALAALRAATHELHADLDSRSPLTAALTQADYLDHAARVLGWMRPLEQALWPLWPDAEDARLRRGKSQWLEADLQAGSQATADLPDCPAAPVAINLAEAFGIAYVAEGATLGGRVLYKRLKASLEPLPLHWLQGYGEHTGERWSAFQRLLAEHVTTAEDISRAQAAAVCAFTSFRDWVLDVAPNRTVPA, encoded by the coding sequence ATGACTTCGCAACCGAACGAACGCCCGGGCATCTCGCCTGCGCTGGCCGCTTTGCGCGCCGCTACCCATGAGCTGCATGCCGACCTCGACAGTCGCTCCCCGCTCACTGCCGCACTGACCCAGGCCGACTACCTCGACCACGCTGCCCGCGTGCTGGGCTGGATGCGCCCGCTGGAGCAAGCCCTCTGGCCGCTCTGGCCTGACGCAGAAGATGCACGGCTGCGACGCGGCAAGAGCCAATGGCTGGAAGCCGATCTGCAGGCCGGCTCGCAGGCCACCGCCGACCTGCCCGACTGTCCCGCCGCCCCGGTCGCGATCAACCTCGCCGAAGCCTTCGGCATCGCCTACGTCGCCGAGGGTGCGACCCTGGGCGGACGGGTGCTCTACAAGCGCCTCAAGGCCTCGCTCGAACCGCTGCCGCTGCACTGGCTGCAGGGCTACGGCGAACACACCGGCGAACGCTGGAGCGCTTTCCAGCGCCTGCTGGCCGAGCATGTCACCACTGCCGAGGACATCTCCCGCGCCCAGGCTGCCGCCGTGTGCGCCTTCACTTCGTTCCGCGACTGGGTGCTGGACGTCGCCCCGAACCGGACGGTCCCGGCATGA
- the osmE gene encoding osmotically-inducible lipoprotein OsmE has translation MYKRSLLALLVLASVAGCASTKVQNPVNYITYRDEPLVRNVEKGMSQEEVLKIGGTPSATQKRLMKPGSCNSYILSKDGQQQPFYVSFDGSGRVDGSGFMTCSELDRHERDYQP, from the coding sequence ATGTACAAGCGATCACTGCTGGCGCTGTTGGTACTGGCCTCGGTGGCGGGCTGCGCCTCCACCAAGGTGCAGAACCCGGTCAACTACATCACCTACCGCGACGAGCCGCTGGTGCGCAATGTCGAGAAGGGGATGAGCCAGGAAGAAGTCCTGAAGATCGGCGGCACCCCGTCGGCGACCCAGAAGCGCCTGATGAAGCCGGGCAGCTGCAACAGCTACATCCTCAGCAAAGACGGGCAGCAACAGCCCTTCTACGTGAGCTTCGACGGCAGTGGCCGGGTGGACGGGTCGGGGTTCATGACCTGTTCCGAGCTGGACCGCCACGAGCGTGATTACCAGCCGTAA
- a CDS encoding isocitrate lyase/PEP mutase family protein yields the protein MHRASFHELRKDFRALLNSSACYHTASVFDPMSARIAGDLGFEVGILGGSVASLQVLAAPDFALITLSEFTEQATRIGRVARLPVIADADHGYGNALNTMRTIVELERAGVAALTIEDTLLPAQFGRKSTDLIPVEEGVGKIRAALEARIDSEMAIIARTNAEVLEVDDVIRRTLAYQAAGADGICMVGIRDFDHLEAISRHLSVPLMLVSYGNPELRDDARLAELGVRIVVDGHAAYFAAIKATYDCLREQRGVHASDLTASELAKKYTLPEEYQIWAREYMEVKE from the coding sequence ATGCACAGAGCCTCCTTCCACGAATTGCGCAAGGATTTCCGCGCCTTACTGAATTCTTCAGCCTGCTATCACACCGCTTCGGTGTTCGACCCCATGTCCGCGCGCATCGCCGGTGACCTGGGTTTCGAAGTAGGCATCCTGGGCGGTTCTGTAGCTTCACTACAAGTTTTGGCGGCGCCTGATTTTGCACTGATCACCCTGAGCGAATTCACCGAGCAGGCCACCCGCATCGGTCGTGTCGCCCGCCTGCCGGTGATCGCCGACGCCGACCACGGCTACGGCAATGCGCTGAACACCATGCGTACCATCGTCGAGCTGGAACGCGCCGGTGTGGCTGCGCTGACCATCGAGGACACCCTGCTGCCCGCGCAGTTCGGCCGCAAGTCCACCGACCTGATCCCGGTCGAGGAAGGCGTCGGCAAGATCCGCGCGGCACTGGAAGCGCGCATCGACTCGGAAATGGCGATCATCGCCCGCACCAACGCCGAAGTGCTGGAAGTGGACGACGTGATCCGCCGCACCCTGGCCTACCAAGCCGCTGGTGCCGACGGCATCTGCATGGTCGGCATCCGCGACTTCGACCACCTGGAAGCCATCTCCCGCCACCTGTCCGTGCCGCTGATGCTGGTGTCCTATGGCAACCCGGAGCTGCGCGACGACGCCCGCCTGGCCGAGCTGGGCGTGCGCATCGTGGTCGATGGCCACGCCGCCTACTTCGCCGCGATCAAGGCCACCTACGACTGCCTGCGCGAGCAGCGCGGCGTGCATGCCTCCGACCTGACCGCTTCGGAGCTGGCGAAGAAGTACACGCTGCCCGAGGAGTACCAGATCTGGGCACGCGAATACATGGAAGTGAAAGAGTAA